In one window of Kitasatospora sp. MMS16-BH015 DNA:
- a CDS encoding IS630 family transposase, with protein MAERVQVREIDDDEGRRLLRIVRRGTGSVVTWRRAQMVLLSAQRMPVAKIAEVTFTSADRVRDVIHNFNADGFDSLYPKYRGGRPRTFTLPERREIKKTAKSKPAEHGLPFSTWSLAKLADFLVAEGVVDDISHEGLRVLLREEGVSFQRVKTWKTSRDPDYAAKKARVEHLYAIADGEVVPEDGEPEVVFCLDEFGPLNLQPHPGKQWAERGGRHKDPDREPRPRRRATYTRPHGVRHLFAAYDLAKDQLYGHVKKTKNRSRFLEFCRYLRSLHPADVRIAIVCDNYSPHLTTKRCQRVGTWAAANNVEIAYTPTNSSWLNRIEAQFTALRYFALDGTDHPSHKAQGSMIRRYIIWRNKHAQDERLRKVVTRANVA; from the coding sequence ACGGCTGCTACGGATCGTCCGCCGGGGCACCGGGTCGGTGGTGACCTGGCGCCGGGCCCAGATGGTGCTGCTGTCCGCCCAGCGCATGCCCGTGGCGAAGATCGCGGAGGTGACGTTCACCAGCGCTGACCGGGTCCGCGACGTGATCCACAACTTCAACGCCGACGGCTTCGACTCGCTCTACCCGAAGTACCGGGGCGGACGGCCGAGGACGTTCACGCTGCCCGAGCGGCGCGAGATCAAGAAGACCGCCAAGTCGAAGCCGGCCGAGCACGGCCTGCCCTTCTCGACTTGGAGCCTGGCCAAGCTGGCCGACTTCCTGGTCGCAGAGGGGGTGGTCGACGACATCAGCCACGAGGGCCTTCGGGTCCTGCTCCGCGAGGAGGGCGTCTCGTTTCAACGCGTGAAGACCTGGAAGACCTCCCGCGATCCCGACTACGCGGCCAAGAAGGCTCGGGTCGAGCACCTCTACGCTATCGCCGACGGCGAGGTCGTACCCGAGGATGGCGAGCCCGAAGTCGTGTTCTGCCTGGACGAGTTCGGGCCGCTCAACCTCCAGCCCCATCCCGGGAAGCAGTGGGCCGAGCGCGGAGGCCGGCACAAGGATCCTGACCGCGAGCCGCGGCCGAGGCGGCGGGCGACCTACACCCGCCCGCACGGGGTCCGGCATCTGTTCGCCGCCTACGACCTCGCCAAGGATCAGCTCTACGGGCACGTCAAGAAGACGAAGAATCGGTCGAGGTTCCTGGAGTTCTGTCGCTACCTGCGCTCGCTGCACCCGGCGGACGTGCGGATCGCGATCGTCTGCGACAACTACTCGCCGCACCTGACGACGAAGCGGTGCCAGCGGGTCGGGACGTGGGCGGCGGCGAACAACGTGGAGATCGCCTATACCCCGACCAACAGCTCCTGGCTCAACCGGATCGAGGCCCAGTTCACCGCCCTGCGCTACTTCGCCCTCGACGGCACCGACCACCCCAGCCACAAAGCCCAGGGCAGCATGATCCGCCGCTACATCATCTGGCGG